From a region of the Rathayibacter sp. VKM Ac-2804 genome:
- a CDS encoding NAD-dependent succinate-semialdehyde dehydrogenase, with the protein MTTAADEAGLLARVPTQLLLGSGWSDSADGSVFAVQDPATGRTLVEVADARPEDGVRALDAAHAAQRDWAATAPRRRAEILRRAFELVTERTEDFALLMTLEMGKPLAESRGEVAYGAEFLRWFSEEAPRISGRYATAPDGVNRLLVLKRPVGPCLFITPWNFPLAMATRKIAPAIAAGCTMILKPAALTPLTALLLADVLREAGLPDGVLSVLPTTSAGAVTGPLLRDPRLRKLSFTGSTEVGRRLIADSAEQVLRVSMELGGNAPFLVFDDADLDAAVAGAVLAKMRNGGEACVAANRFLVQRGIAERFTAAFVERMRGFVVARGTEPGSTLGPLVDASTRDKVAGLVAGALEDGATLALGGDAVPGAGYFYEPTVLTDVPADARILDEEIFGPVAPLVVFDTEEEAVALANATPFGLVAFAFTQDLDRGLRLAEGLETGMLGLNAGVVSNPAAPFGGVKQSGLGREGGAEGIEEYLETRYVGIADPHRARPASPIPA; encoded by the coding sequence ATGACCACCGCCGCCGACGAGGCCGGGCTGCTCGCCCGCGTCCCCACGCAGCTCCTGCTCGGCTCCGGCTGGAGCGACTCCGCCGACGGCTCCGTCTTCGCGGTGCAGGACCCGGCGACGGGCCGCACGCTCGTCGAGGTCGCCGACGCCCGGCCCGAGGACGGAGTCCGTGCGCTGGACGCGGCCCACGCCGCCCAGCGCGACTGGGCCGCGACCGCACCGAGGCGGCGGGCGGAGATCCTCCGCCGCGCCTTCGAGCTGGTCACCGAGCGCACCGAGGACTTCGCGCTGCTGATGACGCTCGAGATGGGCAAGCCGCTCGCGGAGTCCCGCGGCGAGGTCGCCTACGGGGCGGAGTTCCTGCGCTGGTTCTCTGAGGAGGCCCCGCGCATCTCCGGCCGCTACGCGACGGCGCCCGACGGTGTGAACCGGCTGCTCGTGCTCAAGCGGCCCGTCGGACCGTGCCTGTTCATCACCCCGTGGAACTTCCCGCTGGCGATGGCGACGCGCAAGATCGCCCCGGCGATCGCGGCCGGCTGCACGATGATCCTCAAGCCCGCTGCGCTGACTCCGCTCACCGCGCTGCTGCTGGCCGACGTGCTCCGCGAGGCGGGGCTGCCGGACGGCGTGCTGAGCGTGCTGCCGACCACGAGCGCCGGAGCGGTGACCGGACCGCTGCTGCGCGACCCGCGGCTGCGCAAGCTCTCCTTCACCGGCTCGACCGAGGTGGGCCGGCGCCTGATCGCCGACTCGGCGGAGCAGGTGCTCCGGGTGTCGATGGAGCTCGGCGGCAACGCGCCGTTCCTGGTCTTCGACGACGCGGACCTCGACGCCGCGGTCGCCGGGGCGGTGCTGGCGAAGATGCGCAACGGCGGCGAGGCCTGCGTGGCCGCCAACCGCTTCCTGGTGCAGCGCGGCATCGCCGAGCGCTTCACCGCGGCCTTCGTCGAGCGGATGCGCGGCTTCGTCGTCGCCCGCGGCACCGAGCCCGGCTCCACCCTCGGCCCGCTGGTCGACGCCTCGACACGGGACAAGGTGGCCGGGCTGGTCGCCGGCGCGCTCGAGGACGGCGCCACCCTCGCCCTCGGCGGCGACGCCGTCCCCGGGGCGGGCTACTTCTACGAGCCGACCGTGCTCACCGACGTGCCGGCCGATGCGCGGATCCTGGACGAGGAGATCTTCGGCCCCGTCGCTCCGCTCGTCGTCTTCGACACCGAGGAGGAGGCGGTGGCCCTCGCGAACGCCACTCCGTTCGGCCTGGTCGCCTTCGCCTTCACGCAGGACCTCGACCGCGGCCTGCGGCTGGCGGAGGGGCTGGAGACCGGGATGCTCGGGCTCAACGCCGGCGTCGTCTCCAACCCCGCGGCGCCCTTCGGCGGCGTGAAGCAGTCGGGGCTCGGCCGCGAGGGCGGTGCTGAGGGGATCGAGGAGTACCTCGAGACGCGGTACGTCGGCATCGCCGATCCGCACCGCGCCCGCCCGGCCTCGCCGATCCCCGCCTGA
- a CDS encoding SDR family oxidoreductase produces MKITDFSTDWFSLAGRTAVVTGGNTGLGRAFTLALATAGADVLVPGLADDDGTTRRLVEATGARYEFLEADITARGTPARIVETCVERFGALDVLVNSAGICLLADVDDFGREQWDPMLAVNLTAAFELAHDASQRMREQGGGKIINIASLFSFLGGKGSPAYAATKAGIVGFTKAYCDELGRDGIQVNALAPGYFATAITAATRADPDADRRVLEHIPAERWGDPADLMGAVVFLASRASDYVNGHVLVVDGGYLVR; encoded by the coding sequence ATGAAGATCACCGACTTCTCGACCGACTGGTTCTCGCTCGCCGGCCGCACCGCGGTGGTGACCGGCGGCAACACCGGCCTCGGCCGCGCGTTCACGCTCGCTCTCGCCACGGCCGGAGCCGACGTGCTGGTGCCCGGCCTCGCCGACGACGACGGCACCACCCGGCGCCTCGTCGAGGCGACCGGCGCGCGCTACGAGTTCCTCGAGGCCGACATCACCGCCCGCGGCACGCCCGCCCGGATCGTCGAGACCTGCGTGGAGCGCTTCGGCGCGCTCGACGTCCTGGTCAACTCCGCGGGCATCTGTTTGCTCGCGGACGTGGACGACTTCGGCCGCGAGCAGTGGGACCCCATGCTCGCCGTGAACCTCACCGCCGCGTTCGAGCTCGCCCATGATGCGTCACAGCGGATGCGCGAGCAGGGGGGCGGGAAGATCATCAACATCGCCTCGCTGTTCTCGTTCCTCGGCGGCAAGGGCTCGCCGGCCTACGCCGCCACCAAGGCCGGCATCGTCGGCTTCACCAAGGCCTACTGCGACGAGCTGGGCCGCGACGGCATCCAGGTCAACGCCCTCGCGCCGGGCTACTTCGCCACCGCGATCACCGCCGCCACGCGCGCCGACCCGGACGCGGACCGCCGGGTGCTCGAGCACATCCCCGCCGAGCGCTGGGGCGACCCCGCCGACCTGATGGGCGCGGTCGTCTTCCTCGCCTCCCGCGCCTCCGACTACGTCAACGGCCACGTCCTGGTCGTCGACGGCGGCTACCTCGTCCGCTGA
- a CDS encoding FAD-binding oxidoreductase has product MTASRSSLDRTAIVDAVTALLGAESVDTDPRELELASVDRFKKYQSVHGIFDGPIPALIAYPRDAEQVAAVLRFANENLVNVVPRTGRTATEGGLETVIEDTIVLDGSRMDAILSIDPVDMMATVQCGVPLQRLEDELRKQGLTTGHSPQSKPLAQYGGLVATRSIGQFSTLYGAIEDMVVGLEAVFPDGTVARIKNVPRRAAGPDLRHVVVGNEGALCVITEVTIKVFRHQPENNRFFGFLVDDFADGVDALRELVTAGYRPSVCRAYSPEDANQHFAHFAGGKSVVILVAEGPKRIADATAEAIEELFASRPHERVETALIERWFDGLNWGQDKIDAEKETMLREAHLGYTTEVSIDWSRVRDLYDAIMTRIRTEFPRADDLTMLGAHSSHSYQTGTNLYFVYDYAIQVPPREEIVEYHVPLNAIIVEESLRLGGSMVHHHGIGKYRTPWTQQEHGSAFGMLTTLKAAFDPRGVMNAGTLIALES; this is encoded by the coding sequence ATGACCGCCTCCCGTTCCTCCCTCGACCGCACCGCGATCGTCGACGCCGTCACCGCGCTGCTCGGCGCCGAATCGGTCGACACCGACCCGCGCGAGCTCGAGCTCGCCTCCGTCGACCGCTTCAAGAAGTACCAGTCGGTGCACGGCATCTTCGACGGCCCCATCCCCGCCCTGATCGCCTACCCGCGCGACGCCGAGCAGGTGGCCGCCGTGCTCCGCTTCGCGAACGAGAACCTCGTCAACGTCGTTCCGCGGACCGGGCGGACAGCGACCGAGGGCGGCCTCGAGACGGTGATCGAGGACACGATCGTGCTCGACGGCTCCCGGATGGACGCGATCCTCTCGATCGACCCGGTCGACATGATGGCGACCGTGCAGTGCGGAGTCCCGCTGCAGCGCCTCGAGGACGAGCTGCGGAAGCAGGGCCTGACCACCGGGCACTCGCCGCAGTCGAAGCCGCTCGCCCAGTACGGCGGCCTGGTCGCCACGCGCTCGATCGGCCAGTTCTCGACGCTCTACGGTGCGATCGAGGACATGGTCGTCGGGCTCGAAGCCGTGTTCCCGGACGGGACGGTCGCCCGGATCAAGAACGTGCCCCGTCGTGCCGCCGGCCCGGACCTCCGCCACGTCGTGGTCGGCAACGAGGGCGCGCTCTGCGTGATCACCGAGGTCACGATCAAGGTGTTCCGCCACCAGCCCGAGAACAACCGCTTCTTCGGCTTCCTGGTCGATGACTTCGCCGACGGCGTCGACGCCCTGCGCGAGCTGGTCACGGCCGGCTACCGCCCGTCCGTCTGCCGTGCCTACTCCCCCGAGGACGCGAACCAGCACTTCGCGCACTTCGCCGGTGGGAAGAGCGTCGTGATCCTCGTCGCCGAGGGCCCGAAGCGGATCGCCGACGCCACCGCCGAGGCGATCGAGGAGCTGTTCGCCTCGCGCCCGCACGAGCGCGTCGAGACGGCGCTGATCGAGCGCTGGTTCGACGGCCTGAACTGGGGCCAGGACAAGATCGACGCCGAGAAGGAGACGATGCTCCGCGAGGCGCACCTCGGCTACACCACTGAGGTCTCGATCGACTGGTCCCGCGTGCGCGACCTCTACGACGCGATCATGACGCGGATCCGCACCGAGTTCCCCCGCGCGGACGACCTCACCATGCTCGGAGCGCACTCGTCGCACAGCTACCAGACCGGCACGAACCTCTACTTCGTCTACGACTACGCGATCCAGGTGCCCCCGCGGGAGGAGATCGTCGAGTACCACGTGCCGCTCAACGCGATCATCGTCGAGGAGTCGCTGCGCCTGGGCGGCTCGATGGTGCACCACCACGGGATCGGCAAGTACCGCACGCCGTGGACGCAGCAGGAGCACGGATCCGCCTTCGGGATGCTGACCACGCTCAAGGCCGCCTTCGACCCGCGCGGAGTGATGAACGCGGGCACGCTGATCGCCCTCGAATCGTGA